Genomic DNA from Salvia miltiorrhiza cultivar Shanhuang (shh) chromosome 1, IMPLAD_Smil_shh, whole genome shotgun sequence:
TTAGGAAAAGATGTTTCTTTTTAGGCAATTGTCGAAACTAGTGGAAGTACTTTTCGGTACGATAAAGATAATCTTTCGATAAAGATTTAAAAAGAGATTAATGAAGTATCAACTATTTGCTTTAAGAAGTTAATCATTTACAAAGGAAGCACTACTCAAAAAGTAAATGAAAATTTGCTTCTGCTAATTCCAAACTTAAACTATATACATGCTGATTAATTattctatttaatttaagaGAACGTATATGTAATATTCATTAGTTTAATTCTTGCACAGTATCATCTATTGTTAATTATTTCCTTTCTTCTTCTATTAAACCCTCAAAGTTAAGTAAAAGGTTATGCTTATAATAGTTTTTTCAGTGGATTAATATATTGGTTAGCACTTTATATGAGTGGGTTTGTGTATAATTAAATGTTAACTAATTTATTATATGATCAGGTGCAAATAATAAGAGAAAAATAAGATACTTATATGATGACTTAAATTAGTAATCAAAATTAGACGAGGAAGCACAACTTAATTGGTTCAATTTATGTGAAAGGGGGAGCATGTGTGTATGTTAAAAGGGTTAATAAACAATTTTGTTCATTATTGTTCTCTTCATGAATTATGCCAAAGGTACCCCATCTAAGATTAGGCAAAAAGAAAGGACAAGATATGCTATTAAATTTACTAGATTGAGATATTGATAAGTTGTGCGGTTGTCCTGTTTTCAATTTCAGCAACGAAGACAGCACGTTTTAATGCCTAGCTCTTTCcagaataaattcaattttatgACTTTCTCAGTCTTGGGCTGAACAAATTAACAAGCTAAGAAatttatttctatatatattgtcgtgaaaaatataatatcatGCATTTTTATTTGGTCAACGTTGAatagaattgaagaaaataacTAAGGTTCTCCCGAGAAGTATTTTGGTCAAAAATTCAAAGTTTTGATCATCAATATTGTTCCCTTTTGAAGAAAGAATTCTTAATCAAGATTATTGGACTTAACATAAAACAAATCTTATCGATCAACCTTCCCCAGATACATGCACACACCATTATATTCTAAAGTCTTTGTCAATTGTCAGCATCTTGAGTTGAGAAAGCTAATTATCAATTAATCAGATTATctttaatatttgaaattaaagtAAGCAAAAATTTATGGCTTCATTAGTGTATAAATTAACGATTGTAAACAACACATCCTCGGACTATTTAGTGATAAAAGTGGATAATCCCAAGGATAAAATCTCGGATTCAATCTCACAACATCTCATTTGGTTCGAGCTAATGTGGTTTGTAGATTATTACGCAAGAACAAAAGTTATTGAACATGAGCATAACTTTACCTGGGCGCGTTCGATTGTCGAGATTGAATTAGCCTAAAATAAAGTTGGCCCgagattaattttgttatagGGATAGACTAAGACTCATATATAATTCAAGATTAGCATTTGCGctcgtgcaacgcacgaaaaatatttttatattttattatatacaaaattgatattaatttgattattatataaaattctaaatataattaaaaatactataatttaagataaatatattttagtttaatataaaatattaaataataattcatattaataaaaattgatattgtaaaaaaagaaaacaatataagttaatagataattgaaaaaaaaaatagacttattcaaaaaaaagaggagagagaattttcttaagttttaatctttaaataaatataatttttatattttaaatcctatatttacataacatataccaaattaaagctcttgtcatgatctttaatttgatatgcatatcaaatatcttataattagtcgaatttcacaattttaaaaaagaaataaaatagaaaaataagaggttaaaggaaaagaaaaaaaaagatgtatggcttataaataaacctccAATTTTATTccaactacaaaattgccactcaattttaaaattgatttgaaatcgatttaaaattgaaaacttcatttttaatatagtatagattattcGTACATGACATTGTCCCAAGATTGACTACCGAGTCTCGTATCCATCGAATCGaacaaaatatatactcccttcatccctaAAAATTGTGGCTTTATTAGTATATTGGGACGTCCCTgataggggtgtaatcgaactgagccgaaccgaatagtggtgtgctcaagtttggtttgtttagtatcgaatcgaatcccgaactttacttaccgaatactttgaggctcgcgagcggttcacgagcctaatcgagcctatacgaactttcttaatttatatttatattcaaaatattgattattttattttaaaaataaattattttatttaaaataataaatatattaatgattttcttatgacaaataaaattaattagagatttaatataattattattaattttagtagataaatataagttgtatatactaataatttatatttttcaagctgaatcacttgacgaacatgttcacgagctaacgagccgaatactactaagctcaagtttggtttgtttatttatcgagcttctctaaacgaacttgaacgagtttttttcgagccgagctccgaatagttcgcgagcggcttggtttgtttacaccccTAGTCCCTGAAAATTCATGTGgtctttccttatttggaaatgacccCACAAATTTTTCCTCTCACTATTTATAAAAGGATATGAGACTCAATCTTCACTTAAACATAATTAcaacactttttcttaaaacatgtgtcaTTTCTTTTGGTTCACAATTTTTAAAAACAGATGGAGTATAtcgtaaaattaatttaatctagTTCTATCCGATCCTTGAAATTAAAACCGAGCAGCCCCTGATGTACTATAGGGTAAAGATAGGCTAGCTTCTGATGTGTGCCATAAAAAATGAGCAGCGACCCTATCACATGCAAAcaaaaaagtaaatataaatgCATGTGCATATTTATATCGCTATATATGTACGTATATTTCTATGTTGAGCAAAAGAGTCAAGTTGGGGGCCGGGAAAATATCAAgcataaaaaaaatgtagatcCAATCATCTACAATTGGTGTGCAAACCATTTTGACAAACCCCAACTTATCCTCACACATCATATCAAATAATATAATGAAAGAAGCAAGTGTGCTAAGTCAATTAACAATAGCCTTATAatatccctctctctctctatctctctctcatgCAGGAATCGTTGAAATGGGGAGGAAGTGCTCGCATTGTGGGAACATAGGTCACAATTCAAGAACTTGCAACGCATCAAAAGGCCCTAATAATATTGCCGGTGTGGTGAGGCTATTTGGGGTCCAACTCGACATCTCTTCGAACTCggtttcatcttcttcttcttgctctATCCCAATCAAGAAAAGCTTCAGCTTGGACTGCTTGTCGTCgtcgtcttcctcctcctcgcGACCCGCCGCCCCCAAGCCCTCCCTCGGCTACCTCTCCGACGAACCTCTAGGCGGCCGACCTCCCGACAGAAAGAAAGGTACTACTTACCAATTAATTAGGTTTTCAAACCTCCATCTGAATTCAAGCTGTTGGAATAAATGTTTTCATGTCTGGTTTTTTGTGGAAACATATGCATGATTTTCCATGCCTTGTCTCTCTCCACAAAACACATACTATATATATTTCTCCATTAATACTGTACCCTTTCACAGAAGTTTctgtttctttaaaaaaataaaagacacaCACACAGTGCTTTTCtgcccacatatatatatttattgttgTTGTGATACCCGTCATTCCATATATATTCTAGAAATTAGAATTCCAAATATAGAATCGAGTATAATATTTGAATGAATTAGGAGTGGCATGGAGTGAAGAGGAACATCGCACATTCCTAATAGGGCTGGAGAAACTAGGCAAGGGCGACTGGAGGGGAATTTCTAGAAACTTCGTCACCACTCGAACTCCAACTCAAGTTGCGAGTCACGCTCAGAAATATTTTCTGCGACTCGCTTCCCTCAACAAGAAGAAACGACGCTCCAGCCTCTTCGACATCGACATGGTATCTATATTATACACACTTGTCACTTTTATTCAATACTACTTTATTTCTTTAAACATTCAAAACAAAGACAAAAAATAACGACTTTCTCTTTAAAAGGTTGGTGATTCAAAAGACTCTAAACACCACTTCGAGTTCGACGTGGACCTCAACTCACTGGGTCATGACGAGGGCCGTGATTTCCCCCCGAGTTGGGCCTCTGACTCGCCCGAGTTGGAACTCACGCTTTCCGCTCctaattcttcttcttcatcttcttccctCCTAATTGGAGCTATTAGTGTCACTTAATTCATCCTTTCCATTTAATTGTAATATTGCGACATATATATGAATCtagctaattaattaatcttgattttaatttatatgGAGGGAGGGAGACTCTGCTAATTGCTGCTCCCTTAACTGTCTGTttcctgctgctgctgcagacTAGCAAAAGTTATAGGCGTACTAGCATGTTTTTCGCATTATTTTGAACCATTATTCAATGACGAGTGTGACTAAATTTAGCTACATATAATAGAAGAGGGAAGAAAAAAGCACATTGTGTATAATTGccacttaattttttttgtattatctaagcttataaaaatatttggttTTTTAGACTTTTAGGCCTCCAATTCAGTTAATTTGGTCTTGTTTGTAGGCAATGATACATTATATATACCTTGTCTTAATGACTTGCAAATTCTAAACGAAGTCGGATAAGAAAACAAAGAATACAAGACTCAAAAACTGAATTATGCATCTATAATGAACTTAATTAACCAAATTCCCACCTCTACAATAATTCCATGAGTCGATCTAGATATGGAAAACTCAGAAACTATACATGCAATTAgtatgtgtataaatatatatataaatcagaGAGCTGAGTTTGCAGAAGACATAATTGAAGGGTTGTACGAGTTTTGGCTGAAACTTTCGAGTACATATATAGGCCTTATTAATGTTAGGTGAATTTAGAGAGAGGAATTTCGTATAGATCGAGTACATGAGTTTTGTCATTGGGGTAGAGAGCCAAAAagacttaggtttaatttgttGGTGGAAAAGCATGCATATGCAATGAATTGAatggaaattaaattgaattactCCGCTTATAATGTGTGAAAGTAGTAGATAAAGAcatggaaaataaattattttttttgaaggtaCGACATGGAAAATAATTACTACGACATAACTCAAATATTATAATGGACCACCGACAAAATCTCCTCCTAAATCTAACTTTTTTGGCCGTTTCTTAGGTAAAAAATCTCTACGTGTCGATCTCATAATGGCTCTTTGCAATGGGGATTCACACTTAAAAATGTGGACCATTGTTTGTATTGTAtcatctttttctttattttgaaaagaaaactaaTAATGGTTAGTTTCTCGTTTTCCATTTCTCCTCGAATTGTACTCCTTATTATAGTATTATATTCTTAGgtgcttttatttttattataaatttttcaAGGTGCGctttattttgatggaaaaagagagaaaaagtatatttaatttcacctatatatttttcatcattttcatattttattataatgtaAAATTTTCTCCGAATatgatgaaatattttctcaAGCATCATTTTTTCACTaattttctctccaatgttggataatattattttaggatagatgtgtgaaaatattttttcattttttcatctctaataaacatatgataaaaaaggagaaaaatatatatatatatctcttatccatcattttccaatgaaaattttacaaccaaagtaaacgTATTCTCATTGGAAATTTAACGACGGCTTGTAGACGGATTTACGATCGGCTTGAATTGCCGTTGTTAAAGGCACATTTTTCTCTAAGAGAAATTCCGTCGTTAATTTTCACCATTATTTTAAACTTTCTTCTGTAGTGCATacatcataaaataattatatatatatatatatatatatatatatatatatagggtaaagTTCAATAGGAACACAAATATTTGCAGAGTCTAGAGTCGTAATCTTGTTCGTTGATTGTGTGAAATCGGACGGTAATAAATAATCCTGATTTCATGCGGCACCATATACTCAAAAGGATAAGTTggtattttcataaattatgtAACTGTAACTTACCCTCATTATATGTAATCAAATCTTTTCTTTTATGGTAGATTTGTTCGGTAGATACGTTAGATGTTTTTAGCATTAAACGAATATTACATAGCCTGttaattcttttgttttccccTTGTAGATCTTGCATCTTCCATTGAAGAAGAACTGCAAATTCTAAAGCTCTAATATGGATGCTCAAGGTTAGTCCATATCACCGAACACGTTCGTGCGAAGTTGGGCAAATATATAATTCTAGTTATCATTATATACGTAATTCCCACAAAAAAATTGTTCATTGCAATATTCTTGTCCTTTAATGCTTCACGATTCATTGAATTTACGGACACATAAAAtgacatattttatttatactCGTTTAAAACTGTTATGAACTAGGTGACGAACATATCATGTAATATGTTGAACTTCCAAATAGCGTTGTGAACGTCTATATATTGTAGTCAATACAAATTTTCCTCAATGTCCGGAATCAATCAAACCATACCATGGGCAGACGTTTGATACTTTACCACAAGTTGAAAAATTTTACAAGGATTATGCTGTTTCTTGTGGTTTCGAGACTCGATTCAACACTATACAGAGATCAGACGATGGAACTATTACTTATAGATTATTTCTTCGCAAAAGGAAAGGAGTGTGGGAAAAGGCGGATGAACTTCCTAGTTTTTGGTGTTCCTAGTTTGATTCTATTATGGTGAACTTCAAAATAAACGTTTTCAATTTTGGTCGTTACGTGGATTTTTAATAAGTTAATAGTTTTATTCATGTTTGACATTGTTCAATTTTGTATTACTGGCTTATCAAAGTTTTATTAACTCCTATCTTTTTCCCGAGGTTTTAATATTCCGAACGTAATCGCTTATTATAATGAACCTGAATGTCTTTTGTATCGAACTTATTATGTTAATATATTGAACTTGTGCctgaaaataatataacaaagaTACACACTCCTGAATTTTTTTGTCTATATTCAATTATTGTAAAATTCAACTGACTTAAATTCTATCtgagtttaattattaattattgttaaatgattttaattttttgtcgAGGTTTTAATGTTTCGAACATAATGacttattttaatgaatttgcTGGTTTTCAACATCGAACTTATTAAGTTAATATATTGAACTTACGACCATCTGCACGTTTTCGACCCAATCATTTGTAAGTGACACTCCGGAATGTGGTTCTGACATAacattatgaaaaaatataaaataattcatgtTCACTGcttcaaaatatattagtacacaaaatataatattttaaattttcatacGCAGCAACATGAATGTTTATCATGGTGTGTTTTtgtaaaacattttaaaatccttTATTATGCAAAGTTCGTTGTTCATATAAcctatattaaaattaataatgtatAATCAATTATTTTTGTTACTTTAGAAAGCTGAAAATTTTTAACCTTTAGCCATCCtcacaatatataatattttaaattttcatacaCCTCAATACGAATGTACAAGTCGACATATTTAATTTACTATCATAACTTTGTCTGTgcattttcaatattttatgcTCGGACTTCAATTTATGTTTCCAACCTACACGATTGAGATTAATTATTAACTCCTGTTAGATGATTATTATCCGACCTGCACGATGGACCTGTGTACACCTTCGACTCATCTCCAACCCACGTCCCGTCGATTGTCTACCAAACTTCTTATCATATATTCGGTCCAATCCCATTTTATCTAAATTGTTAACATCAGATAAAGTATTCAAAAGATATGGGTGGACCATACCATTTTAGCAACTCTCGAATAATGAAAAACTCATAGCAATAATAAAATGTCTCTTAAACCAGATGCCACCACTTTTACAATTTATCATTTGAGCTATAAAACAATTCCAATCTTTATCTTGTCTCTGTTGTCGACATCGAAAAACGAAAACCACTGTTCAAATAGTTCATTGTTTGATTGTCGTTCGAACGCACGAATCTTTTGAACACCTTTTGGGATTCCGAAGACACGATATACATCATCACCAGTAACCTTCACACAACAACCGTTATTAATTTCCAGTCTTCATGTCATTGGGATGAAGTTATTCAGTGTCCAATATGCCAAACACCATGGCAGGTCCTCCACCTTCAACTCTAGCAAATTACCAAATCCAATATCCCGAACTGCATCCTCTTAGCAGAACTCAATTTTAACAAAGTATCGTCGAATGCGGCAGGTGTTGTCCTCGTGTTCAACGATGGAAATATGGGCTTCCTCCCAAGTCGTATTTCATAAGGACCATCTGGTCTTATGGTACGACGTAGGGCACCCACACCTTTTGAAGTGCACACTGTTCCTTTATCAGCTGCAACATGAACAACAAATCCATTAACCTGGGATTTAGTTTCAGCTGTTCTGAGTATGTTCTTTGGGatagagttctatggagaccatcaaaaattcgaagaacgaagaccaaatcctatgcgtcgatcttggtatatccaagggtgatgattcatctggtgaagatttgatattttcgttaattgtcatagataggcaatcaaatcttttatttatggaatattaatttgatgaagagtCTGTTATGTGAATAATGCATCCACAGAACGCAGTattcgtagaaaatactaatgaacatactaatgttcgttgatatgttcgtaaaaaaataaatgaacatactaattttcgttgatatgtttgtaaaaaataaatgaacattctaatgttcatcgatattttcgtaaaaaaataaatgaacatactaatgaacatactaatgttcgtcgatattttcAATAAACgaaattgattgatttattatGCATACGTTCGGACGTTCGTAACTTTTATCATACATCCAAAAATTTAGACTGATAGTTATGTATATATTGAACATGTATATAACTTTAGGTCGAACACAGAATGAATGCACAAAAATATTAATACTAGacaatatttaaatattcatgATCTATAACATGTAACACACTACAGTATATACTAAATTATAATGAATGAATCTGGAAATTTTTAAATGCCTGAACTTTTTTCATAATCTGGAACTATTTTCGTCGACGATCAACATCACTAACCTGGAGTAGATGGCAGCTATCAGATGTGAGTTATATGTGGTTGTCGGCGATTTCTGTGAACGAGAAAGGGAAAAGTGATGATTGAATGTAAGTGGCTGGCCGGCGAATGCAGAAATTGTTGAATGAGATTTCGACGACGGCGGAAGTCACACAATAACTCACTAACCTAACATCCTCCGTGATAATATCAATAAGAAACACATAGCTATAGTTCAAATCCATCAAAACGATTGAAAACCTCCTACAGATTCGGTAGCTGCGAAATTTGTGGGATACTATAATTCTTTCCAAATAATGTTCACTGTATGTTTACTTTTTTGACCCTACGAACTTCAGATTCattaaaatcaatattaaaatgATTATAATAATTAACAGAAGTTGCAATCTCGTCCATTGATTGATTTTGATCTAACGAACCATACTATGACTCATTACTCTATATAGGGATGTGTTCTTAtagaatgcaaccctatatatatatatatatatatatatatatatatatatatatatatatatatatatatttgagatttataattaatattcatATCACAATCCGACCCAGTACGATCCAGACTTATTTGCCACCTCAAATTCTAATACATATCTAACTCCATTTGAGATACTGTTTTCCAATACTTAACTTTCTCCTTTTGTTCTCTCTAAATCTATATTTATACTTATCTAACTCCATTATTTCACCCGTACAACCTACATTCTCTCTACTAGTGTCAAGAAAAGGACCTACTTATTACGTGCATTAATATTAGTGGCTTTTAACTCTCCTTGAACACAAAAAATTGGGTATAATCAGATATATTGTACAATCGAATTGATTCACATTcataatagtgttatttatacggTTCGAATCAGAATACGAGTTCGGGTAAATATGTCATGGTCTAAATGTGGGTGCAACCCAGTTGTATCCAAGACCACCTCCTCCTTAAAACTGTTATTCCCCTTGAATAACAATTGCTAtcgactaattaattaactattccAATAAATCCACTTAATAATTTAGTCTCAATTAGCAAGTCATTAAAGTTAATTTCTCAGCATTTTAATGATCAAATcaatatatacatgtatattaTTGGCGCAAGATTGCCACTAatgttatatatataggtttaaatATGTAGTAATTAGTTAGAACTGCATTATGCAGCTGCTGATTGGCTTTCTGAAAACAGTGTCTGGAAAAGAACAAGAGTTTGGTAACACTATCAAGCGCGGGTTGAAAGGGATGTGATATTTTGTATTTTAGCATCTTCTTATGATATCCATTCATATAATTTAATTCCCATTTGTTTTGTGCGTGACAGAATATATAGAAAATTATTTTCTAGCATGCCAACCCATAGCTCAACTACTTGCAAACAGTTGCGTTATATATCTGCACAAAACTATAATTGATTCTGCCGATATTTTGCTATATATTCCTTCCGTATATTAATAAGTGTttcatttagttttttttttaaggaagatattatattaaatacaGATTTTCTAATACAATATAATAATATAGGTTGGATACATTATACTGCAAATTCGGACGAGATCTTATGTCTCACAATTTATTATTCCCATCATGTTTAATTCTTAATCtcaatattttgtaattatttaataaaaaaatacagtaaaaaatattcatgagctctaattaatatttatgactaaaaattgaaatttaaataattaattttaattcaaataaaatatagaaaataattataaatcttaatGGAATGAGTcaaccctaattaattatcataaaattATACTATAGCAAATTAAAAGTAGAACACAGTAAAACATTAAAAGTGGTATAGAGGAACTCATATGCTGCAAATTGATATGATCAAAAGATAAAGAGAGTCTGTAAAAATCTCAATAGATCCAATCCGATGCTCCAAGCTTGTAGTAAGCCGCACAATCTCTGTAATCATAACATTAGAAGTAggggtgtaaacaaaccaagtcGCTCGCGAACtcttcggagctcggctcgaaaaaagctcgttcaagttcatttagagaagctcgataaataaacaaaccaaacttgagcttagaagtattcggctcgttagctcgtgaacatgttcgtcaagtgattcagcttgaatacaacttatatttatccattaaaattaataataattgtattaattctctagttaattttatttgtcataagaaaataattaatatatttattattttaaataaaattatttatttttaaaataacataatcaatattttgaatataaatataaatttagaaagttcgtataggctcgtgagcctcaaagtattcggtaagtaaagttcgagattcaattcgatactaaacaaaccaaacttgagcacaccactattcagTTCgactcggttcgattacacccctaattAGAAGTGAAGGATCACGTCACTCGCTCTCTTTTTCTAACTTTCTTGTTTCcttttctgaaaaaaaaaaaatagtctattACTACATCTTTAATCTTTTCTGTCTTCAATAATGTCTCagtatttaataaattataaactaaTACACAACATTATAACATTTTCATAGGTATGTCCTGTGGACTGAGGTTATAAATACATAATCTAATATGTTTCACGTGAGTCAAAAACAACGACATACCACCTAAACAGTTAGGTGATGGGAATACTAAGAAAATATGTGCCGATCATctgaccattttgaacaagCAAATAAAAGTTTTGGTcactaatttaaaaaatataaaatttagttATATTTTGTGCATTCTGCCCAAATTATCATTTTACCCGTTGATCACGCCTATTTGtattgcacgaatggtactactaaccatattagtgtcaatagAGTCCTAAACTTGTGCTGATACACTGCCTTATATATAGATGGATGCAGTTATTTGGCCATTTTGAACACTtacccgtagggtttagatttttcatttagagtttagatttCCTATTTAGAGCATCTGCAGCGCGGCCTTTTAACCCTGGATCGACGCGTGTAGTCGGGCACTGAAGACACGGGCGAGGTCGCGTTTTCCTGGCGTCTCGAATCAAAGGGCATATTTTAAGGGCATCGGAGCTGGAAAGTTGGAAAGTTGAAAAATACActaccataataataataataataataataataataataataataataataataataataataataataaataggaAAGTTGGAAAATATCTAGTAGAAACTAGGTTGTATTTTAAGGGCATCGGAGCTGATCTGTGACAGCCATGAAATATGAATTGAACTAATTAAATAGCCAAATAGTAATAGGATAGGACCACAGAGAAGGCTAGAAGGAGacttaatttgttttatttggAGACAATTCTATATAATTTACAGTGACACGTATATTCTTATTTGAATACCAAGAATTACCGCCCAAGTTATAAAGGGAATTATAAATGTGATGTGAATTTAGTTCGAAATCAGAAAATTGGTTTAAATTAGTGAGACGAAGATAATTATATTTGATTAGTTTGAATAGAATTGCATGTGACTGTAcgaaaaactgaattgaaattaaattattgacatCAATAATTATGAACGAAAAACCACAATGGTCAACAATATCTAGTAGTAGTGTACATTAACAATATTGCAAGTCCCAACTaaacaaaaatatatgaatgAAATATTCCTACAACCAATATTCTTATCCAGACTACATATACTGTACGAGATTAAGTTAAATAAGACAGCAGTTTTTCACCCTGTTTTGACGTGT
This window encodes:
- the LOC130986346 gene encoding transcription factor MYBS3-like, which gives rise to MGRKCSHCGNIGHNSRTCNASKGPNNIAGVVRLFGVQLDISSNSVSSSSSCSIPIKKSFSLDCLSSSSSSSSRPAAPKPSLGYLSDEPLGGRPPDRKKGVAWSEEEHRTFLIGLEKLGKGDWRGISRNFVTTRTPTQVASHAQKYFLRLASLNKKKRRSSLFDIDMVGDSKDSKHHFEFDVDLNSLGHDEGRDFPPSWASDSPELELTLSAPNSSSSSSSLLIGAISVT